In one Polynucleobacter sp. JS-JIR-5-A7 genomic region, the following are encoded:
- a CDS encoding class I SAM-dependent methyltransferase — MIHWDEAGQSCAAKWHSENGIASHKKIQIGDDTLTADIAYRMACEGTAILYRGDFQNARQLLQALVRRVDKPSKKSKRVDRIEKDKTKSSLDTFNLHRLSQSQRARILGMLLIQVNADHTISLRRAPDVAQACLEAYGDQNESYVISLRELLGVISAHEWRKKGVPILARDDEEIRIHPHYGVFSPIRGEYIELVLKAPLPSALKENSTAFDIGVGTGVLSIVLAMREIKKIIGTDQDDRAIACAQENIDCLNLDNQIEIQKRHLFPEGNAALVVCNPPWLPARPSSSLEHAVYDPDSQMLKGFLSQLKDHLLPKGEGWLILSDLAEHLGLRTREELLAWIDAAGLKVIARLDAKPQHQKVFDKTDALHKARSQETTSLWRLAIFGNTH, encoded by the coding sequence ATGATCCATTGGGACGAGGCGGGTCAATCTTGCGCTGCTAAATGGCATTCCGAAAATGGTATTGCTTCGCATAAAAAAATTCAGATTGGCGACGATACGCTAACGGCAGATATTGCATACCGTATGGCATGCGAAGGTACTGCAATTCTCTATAGAGGCGACTTTCAGAATGCACGCCAGTTACTACAAGCTTTAGTCAGAAGAGTAGATAAGCCATCCAAAAAATCTAAACGGGTGGATCGTATCGAAAAAGACAAAACGAAAAGTTCTCTAGATACTTTCAATTTGCATCGTCTCTCTCAATCACAGCGTGCTCGTATTTTAGGAATGTTGCTCATTCAAGTGAATGCAGATCACACCATTTCCTTAAGGCGTGCTCCAGATGTAGCACAAGCTTGTCTTGAGGCATATGGGGATCAGAATGAGTCGTATGTCATCTCCTTACGAGAATTACTCGGTGTTATCAGTGCGCATGAGTGGCGCAAGAAGGGCGTGCCGATTTTGGCAAGAGATGATGAAGAGATTCGCATTCATCCACACTATGGCGTTTTTTCACCAATTCGCGGGGAATATATTGAGCTTGTTCTCAAGGCACCACTTCCAAGCGCCCTCAAAGAAAATTCGACTGCTTTTGATATCGGTGTGGGTACAGGCGTCCTATCAATAGTATTAGCAATGCGAGAAATCAAAAAGATCATTGGCACTGATCAAGATGATCGCGCCATTGCTTGTGCACAGGAAAATATTGATTGCCTGAATCTGGACAATCAGATTGAAATTCAAAAAAGGCATTTATTCCCTGAAGGAAACGCGGCCTTGGTTGTCTGTAACCCACCTTGGCTACCAGCAAGACCAAGTTCATCTCTGGAGCATGCGGTTTATGATCCAGATAGTCAGATGCTCAAGGGTTTCTTAAGTCAATTGAAAGATCACTTACTCCCAAAAGGTGAGGGTTGGTTGATTCTGTCAGATCTAGCCGAGCACTTAGGCTTGCGTACCAGAGAAGAGTTACTTGCTTGGATTGATGCTGCTGGTCTCAAGGTGATTGCTCGATTGGATGCCAAGCCACAACATCAAAAGGTATTTGATAAGACGGATGCATTACATAAAGCCCGATCTCAAGAGACTACATCTCTCTGGCGTCTAGCAATATTTGGCAATACTCATTAG
- a CDS encoding pirin family protein — translation MIRNIQTIIPGIATTDGAGVKLRRSLGGQQQVRLDPFLMLDEFSSNDPNDYVAGFPAHPHRGFETVTYMLEGHMLHEDHLGNQGHLKTGGVQWMTAGRGIIHSEMPQQVSGAMRGFQLWINLPAKEKMKPAGYQDIQVEDIPRTSLLNGGSVKVIAGSYEDGVASIQGPVQGITTTPLFLDVHLPPNAEFEHRVAKELNAFVYIYEGNLELGGPMKAAPKQAAIVLGDGDLLKAKAGAEGAQFIVLAALPLHEPIVQYGPFVMNTRSEIEQAIDDYQNNRFVTS, via the coding sequence ATGATCCGCAATATCCAAACGATTATTCCAGGTATCGCTACTACTGATGGCGCAGGCGTGAAGTTGCGGCGCAGCTTGGGGGGTCAACAGCAAGTCAGGCTTGATCCCTTCTTGATGCTCGATGAGTTTTCATCGAATGATCCGAATGATTATGTGGCAGGATTTCCAGCGCATCCTCATCGTGGTTTTGAGACGGTGACTTATATGCTTGAAGGGCACATGTTGCACGAGGATCACTTGGGCAATCAAGGGCATCTCAAAACAGGCGGAGTGCAGTGGATGACGGCAGGACGCGGAATCATCCACTCAGAAATGCCACAGCAAGTAAGCGGCGCAATGCGAGGCTTTCAGCTATGGATTAATTTACCTGCTAAAGAAAAAATGAAGCCAGCTGGCTATCAAGACATTCAAGTAGAAGATATTCCAAGGACATCGTTGCTGAATGGTGGATCTGTGAAGGTGATTGCAGGCTCTTATGAGGACGGGGTTGCAAGTATTCAAGGGCCTGTTCAGGGGATTACTACTACGCCTTTATTTCTAGATGTACATTTGCCTCCTAATGCAGAGTTTGAGCATCGCGTTGCCAAGGAACTCAACGCATTTGTGTATATCTATGAGGGCAACCTTGAGCTTGGTGGTCCCATGAAGGCTGCGCCCAAGCAGGCTGCGATCGTATTAGGTGATGGTGATTTACTCAAGGCGAAAGCCGGTGCTGAAGGCGCCCAGTTTATTGTGCTTGCAGCACTACCTTTGCATGAGCCGATTGTTCAATACGGCCCCTTTGTAATGAATACACGCTCTGAGATTGAGCAGGCCATCGACGATTACCAAAACAATCGCTTTGTGACCTCTTGA
- a CDS encoding carboxymuconolactone decarboxylase family protein: MSERLIPYQPMDLAEPAELVAAIRQRRGGQFINLDRMLLHSVPVAEGWNHFIGEIRNNLSLDPKLRELAMCGVAVLNGAEYEFFHHAPPFKKAGGTEEQVQALRLIGQSSFPRNLFSQVENDAADLTFQMTRNIKVDSELMKRLQKELGSTDTVELVTVIAAYNMVSRFLIALDVNPEDHPPA; the protein is encoded by the coding sequence ATGTCAGAACGTTTAATTCCCTATCAGCCCATGGACTTGGCTGAACCAGCTGAGCTAGTTGCCGCCATTCGTCAGCGTCGTGGCGGTCAGTTTATTAATTTGGATCGTATGCTATTGCATAGCGTGCCGGTTGCCGAGGGTTGGAATCATTTCATCGGCGAGATTCGGAACAATCTTTCACTAGATCCCAAGTTGCGTGAGTTGGCGATGTGTGGTGTTGCGGTATTGAACGGCGCTGAATATGAGTTCTTTCATCATGCACCCCCTTTTAAGAAAGCCGGTGGTACAGAAGAACAAGTTCAGGCTTTGCGTTTAATTGGTCAGTCTAGCTTCCCTAGAAATCTGTTCTCCCAGGTGGAGAATGATGCTGCAGACCTGACTTTCCAAATGACTCGTAATATCAAAGTAGATTCTGAATTGATGAAGCGTTTGCAAAAAGAGCTGGGTAGCACTGATACAGTCGAATTAGTAACAGTGATTGCTGCTTACAACATGGTGTCACGCTTTTTGATTGCTTTGGATGTGAATCCTGAAGATCATCCACCAGCCTGA
- a CDS encoding tripartite tricarboxylate transporter substrate binding protein translates to MLDMAKKAKRVLILALLALGASNHGLAQTAGTGAWPTQKPIRLIAVFPPGGSVDQVARILAPALQAELKQNVIVENIGGASGVIGTSAMTRSDPDGYTFAAVFDTHGVNPSLKDKLPYDTIKDIAPIILVGTSPMVLVASKNSGITSFKQIVEQSKAGKKFSYGSIGIGSLGHLAMARLAKQAGFDWNHIPYRGGGPLMQDVLGGQVELAIGSEFLVKPHIESGGVIPLVITTAKRSPALPNVPTIAESGFPGFSAPAWWAILAPGKTPPAIVDAMNKALNKALKAPVVAEKFKSQGIEIIGGTPETAREFIGKQIGIWGKFVIENNIKETTQ, encoded by the coding sequence ATGCTAGATATGGCAAAAAAGGCTAAAAGAGTCCTGATCCTGGCTTTATTAGCTCTCGGGGCCAGTAACCATGGCTTGGCACAAACTGCTGGCACCGGTGCTTGGCCAACCCAGAAACCTATTCGCTTGATTGCTGTTTTTCCTCCTGGTGGATCTGTAGACCAGGTAGCCCGAATTTTGGCTCCCGCACTACAGGCCGAACTAAAACAAAATGTGATCGTTGAAAACATCGGCGGTGCTTCAGGCGTGATTGGTACATCTGCCATGACACGCTCTGATCCTGATGGCTACACCTTCGCAGCAGTTTTTGATACCCATGGCGTGAACCCAAGTCTCAAAGATAAGCTCCCCTACGACACGATTAAAGATATTGCGCCGATCATTTTGGTAGGTACTTCGCCAATGGTGCTGGTTGCTAGCAAAAACTCCGGCATTACCAGTTTTAAACAAATTGTTGAGCAATCTAAAGCAGGTAAGAAATTTAGCTACGGTTCTATTGGTATAGGTAGCTTAGGGCACTTAGCGATGGCGCGTTTGGCAAAGCAGGCAGGCTTTGATTGGAACCACATTCCTTATCGTGGCGGTGGTCCTTTAATGCAAGACGTTTTGGGTGGTCAAGTTGAGCTAGCAATTGGTTCAGAGTTCTTGGTAAAGCCGCACATTGAAAGTGGCGGCGTCATTCCTTTGGTGATTACTACTGCAAAGAGATCTCCAGCCTTGCCAAATGTTCCAACCATTGCTGAGAGTGGTTTCCCTGGCTTTAGTGCGCCAGCATGGTGGGCAATATTGGCGCCAGGCAAAACACCACCAGCCATTGTGGATGCTATGAATAAGGCTTTGAATAAAGCCTTAAAGGCCCCAGTTGTAGCTGAGAAATTTAAATCTCAAGGCATTGAAATCATTGGTGGCACTCCTGAAACTGCGCGCGAATTTATTGGCAAGCAAATTGGTATCTGGGGTAAGTTCGTGATTGAAAACAATATTAAAGAAACTACTCAATAG
- a CDS encoding sulfurtransferase, with translation MKSILNIAAYLFVSLDELPELRAKMLDECNARELKGTILLTGEGINLFLAGKTDALRGFLDWLRTDSRFAPLQAKESWSDEQPFKKMLIKLKNEIIRMNHPSIQPEKGRANFISPKKLQEWLDRGTDDLGRPVVMVDTRNAFEVDYGTFENALHFNIEKFTEFPAAISAHKEELADKTLVSFCTGGIRCEKSGLYMREIGMEHSYQLEGGILRYFEEVGSAHYQGTCFVFDEREALEPNLDTIPIERSIRKKLKTG, from the coding sequence ATGAAGTCGATTTTGAACATTGCCGCCTATTTATTTGTCAGCTTAGATGAGCTGCCAGAACTACGCGCCAAAATGCTCGATGAATGCAACGCCAGAGAACTCAAGGGCACCATTCTGCTCACTGGCGAAGGCATCAATCTATTTCTCGCAGGTAAAACAGATGCCTTACGTGGATTTTTAGATTGGCTACGTACCGACTCTCGCTTTGCACCTTTGCAGGCAAAAGAAAGTTGGTCGGATGAGCAGCCGTTTAAAAAAATGCTCATCAAACTCAAGAATGAAATTATTCGCATGAATCATCCAAGCATTCAGCCAGAGAAAGGTCGAGCGAATTTTATTTCCCCAAAAAAATTACAAGAGTGGTTAGATCGAGGCACTGATGATTTAGGCCGCCCGGTAGTGATGGTCGATACGCGCAATGCATTTGAAGTGGACTACGGCACTTTTGAAAATGCCCTGCACTTTAATATTGAGAAGTTCACCGAATTTCCTGCGGCCATCTCTGCGCATAAGGAAGAGTTGGCCGATAAAACCCTAGTCAGTTTTTGCACTGGCGGAATACGTTGCGAAAAATCAGGACTCTACATGCGAGAAATCGGCATGGAGCATAGCTACCAACTGGAAGGTGGAATCCTCAGGTACTTCGAAGAGGTTGGTTCTGCCCACTATCAGGGCACCTGCTTTGTGTTTGATGAGCGTGAAGCGCTAGAACCCAATCTAGATACCATACCCATAGAGCGATCGATTCGTAAAAAGCTCAAAACTGGCTGA
- a CDS encoding tripartite tricarboxylate transporter substrate binding protein: MSKSIYRQTPIFLSFLFALIGLTTSLSIQAQTPAYPTKPIKLIAPVAAGGGLDNIARAVAEKLSRSIGQTIVVENMGGGGGTIASQVIAKAPADGYTLMIAYVGTHGTNPAVRRLPYDAIKDFTPIGMIGATPNVLVINSDLPIKNFKEFVDYAKKNPAKLSYGSAGPGTLTHLGMEQLKLAAGIFMVHIPYRGVGPAYTDLLAGQTQAMLPTLFAALPYINTNRVRGLAVTGAKRSSAAPTIPTFKELGFSGFDGQQWYGLVGPANLPPAIVTKLNSELNKVLALPDFSEKMTSEAMTLMPMTPPQFTNYIKEDIARWAKVAKDRHIELE; the protein is encoded by the coding sequence ATGTCTAAATCTATTTATCGGCAAACGCCGATTTTTTTATCTTTTCTGTTTGCTTTGATCGGACTCACAACGAGTCTTAGCATTCAAGCGCAGACACCCGCTTATCCGACTAAGCCGATCAAGTTGATTGCACCAGTTGCTGCCGGTGGTGGGCTCGATAACATTGCTCGGGCTGTTGCAGAAAAATTGTCTCGCTCGATTGGTCAAACTATTGTGGTTGAAAATATGGGTGGTGGTGGTGGCACCATTGCTTCTCAAGTAATCGCCAAGGCGCCCGCTGATGGCTACACTCTGATGATTGCCTATGTGGGGACTCATGGCACCAACCCAGCAGTTCGTCGTCTGCCTTATGACGCCATTAAAGACTTCACCCCGATCGGCATGATTGGCGCAACACCAAACGTACTAGTGATTAACTCTGATTTACCGATTAAAAACTTTAAAGAGTTTGTTGATTACGCTAAAAAGAACCCTGCCAAGTTAAGCTATGGTTCTGCTGGTCCAGGAACGTTAACTCACCTCGGAATGGAGCAACTGAAATTAGCAGCTGGGATCTTTATGGTTCACATTCCTTATCGCGGGGTTGGTCCTGCTTACACCGACTTGTTAGCAGGCCAGACACAAGCCATGCTCCCCACCCTGTTTGCTGCTTTACCTTATATCAACACAAATCGTGTTCGTGGACTGGCGGTAACAGGCGCCAAACGCAGCTCCGCTGCCCCCACCATTCCGACTTTTAAAGAGCTAGGTTTCAGCGGTTTTGATGGCCAACAATGGTATGGACTAGTAGGGCCCGCGAATTTGCCACCTGCGATCGTCACCAAGCTCAATAGTGAACTTAACAAAGTTCTCGCCCTGCCTGACTTCTCAGAAAAAATGACGAGCGAGGCGATGACTTTGATGCCAATGACACCGCCCCAGTTTACAAATTACATCAAAGAAGATATTGCACGCTGGGCTAAGGTTGCAAAAGATCGTCATATTGAACTCGAATAA
- a CDS encoding MmgE/PrpD family protein — translation MSHAIAAAADLNAPPVTKILAEFVTSHPSQGWTPEVDHEAHRTFLNWLGCAIGAANHESVESSLAAIREFQPAPQASILGRKDKVDMGGAALINGISSHTFDFDDTHLKTVIHPAGPVASAILALGEHINASGRQIIDSLVLGIDVACRVGNAMYPDHYHRGWHITGSTGMLGSAAACSRLMGLDLQKTTMALGIAASQPVGMREQFGTMTKPFHPGGAARAGQLSALLAKHGFTSSPKALEAGRGYMQTVSTKCDWSEIDRALGKSFEISLNTYKPFACGIVIHPAIDACAQLRAQGVKAEEVERIELRVHPLVLELTGKKTPKDGLEGKFSVYHGCAVGLIFGQAGEGEYADDIVNRADVVALRAKVNATTDTSIDEASVDVKAFLKDGKEVHVFVKNAIGSVENPMSDANLEQKFTNLAEPIIGKDKTRQLISALWKLGNASDLKQILSLCTPD, via the coding sequence ATGTCTCACGCTATTGCTGCAGCAGCCGATTTAAATGCACCACCCGTTACCAAAATATTGGCAGAGTTTGTTACCTCCCATCCCAGCCAAGGCTGGACACCAGAGGTAGATCACGAAGCTCACCGGACTTTTCTCAACTGGCTAGGTTGTGCTATTGGCGCTGCCAATCATGAAAGTGTTGAATCGTCTTTAGCCGCTATTCGCGAATTCCAGCCAGCACCGCAAGCCAGCATCTTAGGTCGTAAAGATAAAGTTGATATGGGTGGCGCTGCCTTAATCAACGGCATCAGCTCACATACTTTTGATTTTGATGACACTCACCTCAAAACCGTGATCCATCCTGCAGGTCCAGTAGCTTCTGCAATTTTGGCATTAGGCGAACACATCAATGCCAGTGGTCGCCAAATTATTGACTCTTTAGTTTTAGGTATCGATGTTGCTTGCCGCGTTGGTAATGCGATGTATCCAGATCACTACCACCGTGGTTGGCATATCACTGGCTCAACCGGTATGCTCGGATCTGCTGCAGCTTGCTCACGCTTAATGGGTCTTGATCTACAGAAAACTACCATGGCACTGGGTATTGCCGCATCACAACCAGTTGGAATGCGTGAGCAATTTGGCACAATGACAAAGCCATTTCATCCAGGTGGTGCAGCACGCGCAGGGCAACTCTCTGCATTACTTGCCAAGCATGGGTTCACTTCGAGCCCGAAAGCATTAGAAGCGGGTCGCGGCTATATGCAAACTGTTTCTACGAAATGTGACTGGTCAGAAATTGATCGCGCCCTCGGAAAATCATTTGAGATTTCTTTAAATACTTACAAGCCCTTTGCTTGTGGCATTGTGATTCACCCTGCGATTGATGCTTGCGCACAATTACGCGCCCAAGGCGTTAAGGCAGAGGAAGTGGAGCGTATTGAATTACGTGTGCACCCTCTGGTCTTGGAGCTCACTGGCAAGAAGACTCCGAAAGATGGTCTCGAAGGGAAATTTAGCGTCTACCACGGCTGCGCTGTTGGCTTGATTTTTGGTCAAGCGGGTGAAGGTGAGTATGCTGATGACATCGTCAATCGCGCTGATGTCGTGGCTTTGCGCGCCAAAGTAAATGCTACTACCGACACTTCTATTGACGAAGCTTCAGTTGATGTCAAAGCATTCTTAAAAGACGGTAAAGAAGTACATGTATTTGTGAAGAATGCTATTGGCTCTGTCGAAAATCCAATGAGCGATGCTAATTTAGAACAAAAATTCACAAATTTGGCTGAACCCATCATCGGCAAAGACAAAACTCGTCAACTCATCTCAGCATTATGGAAACTTGGCAATGCATCAGATCTCAAGCAAATCTTGAGTCTTTGCACGCCTGACTAA
- a CDS encoding D-2-hydroxyacid dehydrogenase family protein yields MASLPNIVILGDYERALARFSDWEKLEQQASLTFHHEPLRDEALYEAVKDADVIAIVRDRSPFNEAMIARLPKLKFLMFTGERNGTLDASALIARNIPIACSPGGPSKETTAELTWALILGASKRLIEENKLIASGGWRDQLSVLPMLSGERLGIMGLGAIGSRVARVGAAFGMEVVAWSPRMTPERAAVENAKAVSLEELLSTSKIVSMHLVAGPGTKGLISADQLALMRPDSILVNTSRSALINMSDLQKALTAGRPGQAAVDVFDIEPLPEKDPLRNTPNLLVTPHLGFIAEPIFASFSKGITETLDAWLNNKPIPHPFKLQ; encoded by the coding sequence ATGGCCTCATTACCAAACATCGTCATCCTTGGCGACTACGAACGTGCTCTGGCTCGCTTTTCTGACTGGGAGAAGTTAGAGCAGCAAGCAAGCCTTACCTTTCATCATGAGCCCCTGCGTGATGAGGCACTCTATGAAGCCGTTAAAGATGCTGATGTAATTGCAATCGTACGGGATCGCTCCCCATTTAATGAAGCCATGATTGCGCGCTTACCTAAGCTGAAATTTCTCATGTTTACTGGTGAACGTAATGGCACCTTGGATGCTTCAGCATTAATCGCACGCAATATTCCGATAGCCTGCTCGCCCGGCGGCCCATCCAAAGAAACTACTGCGGAACTCACATGGGCACTCATTCTTGGGGCTTCAAAGCGCCTGATTGAGGAAAACAAACTGATTGCTTCTGGTGGTTGGCGTGATCAACTATCGGTTCTTCCCATGCTCTCAGGTGAGCGCTTAGGCATCATGGGTCTTGGTGCCATTGGTAGTCGCGTTGCACGGGTAGGCGCAGCCTTTGGTATGGAAGTCGTTGCGTGGAGCCCGCGCATGACTCCTGAACGAGCTGCTGTAGAAAATGCAAAAGCAGTGAGCCTAGAAGAATTACTTTCCACATCGAAGATTGTGTCAATGCACCTAGTAGCTGGTCCTGGAACCAAGGGGCTGATTAGCGCAGATCAATTGGCTTTAATGCGCCCTGACTCTATCCTGGTAAATACTTCACGCTCTGCGCTCATCAATATGAGCGATCTGCAAAAAGCATTGACAGCTGGCAGGCCAGGGCAGGCAGCTGTCGATGTCTTTGACATTGAGCCCCTCCCAGAAAAAGATCCTTTACGTAATACCCCCAATCTTTTAGTAACTCCCCATTTAGGATTTATTGCAGAGCCAATTTTTGCCAGCTTCTCAAAAGGCATTACTGAAACTCTAGATGCCTGGTTGAACAACAAACCCATACCTCATCCTTTTAAGCTACAGTAA
- a CDS encoding chromate transporter, giving the protein MKTLTPLELFISFSKIGMSGFGGVLPWARRTLVERDKILTSEEFSAILGICQIVPGPNIVNLAVCIGSRFGGARGAIAAVLGLTLGPISIVMVLALLYEHYRYLDSVQGVLRGISAVGVGLIASTGFKMLKDEFRYPAMLIVVIVTILAASYFHLGLGWVVLISSPLALVLAWKKAHSE; this is encoded by the coding sequence TTGAAAACACTCACACCTCTCGAGCTATTTATTAGCTTTAGCAAAATCGGGATGTCTGGGTTTGGTGGGGTCTTACCTTGGGCCAGAAGAACCTTGGTTGAGCGCGATAAGATTTTGACCTCTGAGGAATTTAGCGCCATTCTGGGCATCTGCCAAATTGTTCCTGGGCCTAACATTGTCAACCTCGCAGTGTGTATTGGCTCTCGTTTTGGCGGCGCCAGAGGCGCTATTGCCGCCGTATTGGGTTTAACTCTAGGGCCCATCTCGATCGTCATGGTGTTAGCCCTTTTGTATGAACACTATCGATATCTTGACTCCGTCCAAGGTGTACTTCGAGGAATATCGGCCGTGGGTGTTGGCTTGATTGCGTCTACAGGCTTCAAAATGCTCAAGGATGAGTTTCGATATCCAGCGATGTTGATTGTGGTCATTGTCACCATACTTGCCGCTAGCTATTTCCATCTTGGCTTAGGTTGGGTGGTGCTCATCTCCTCACCATTAGCATTGGTCTTAGCCTGGAAAAAGGCCCATTCAGAATGA
- a CDS encoding chromate transporter, producing the protein MSILISLFLKLSAFSLIAFGGVNALLPVLFNLAVNQEHWVDVQTFSDYFAIAQAAPGPNFMTVTLLGWHIYGVIGALIATFAIAWPSSILIFYLQRLIMGIKDPLKKKSIQYAAAALAIGLVLSSAWQISLQINQSVAAYILTMTTIAITFFTRWHPLYLIVIGAALGLSGIV; encoded by the coding sequence ATGAGTATTCTCATCAGTCTTTTTCTAAAACTGTCTGCATTCTCTTTGATTGCATTTGGTGGGGTGAACGCCCTGCTTCCGGTGCTATTTAACTTGGCTGTAAACCAAGAGCATTGGGTTGATGTGCAAACTTTCTCAGACTATTTTGCAATCGCCCAAGCAGCACCCGGCCCCAATTTTATGACCGTCACTCTATTGGGTTGGCATATCTATGGTGTCATTGGTGCACTCATTGCCACGTTTGCTATTGCATGGCCATCTTCTATTTTGATCTTCTACTTACAGCGGCTCATTATGGGCATCAAAGATCCTCTGAAAAAGAAATCGATTCAATATGCTGCGGCAGCGCTAGCCATTGGCTTGGTACTTTCTTCAGCCTGGCAAATTTCTTTACAAATCAATCAAAGTGTCGCGGCTTATATATTGACGATGACTACGATTGCGATTACCTTCTTTACACGTTGGCACCCTTTGTACCTGATAGTCATCGGAGCCGCACTAGGTTTATCGGGTATCGTCTAA
- a CDS encoding tripartite tricarboxylate transporter substrate binding protein — MKPTHFLLSVIGLTSLLNAGMTQAQSSYPNKPINFVVPYGAGGGADSRSRQIAQKMSVILKQPIVVDNKPGAGGNIGTEFISRAAPDGYTIGMGNFAPMAVNKTLFGNLRYDPETDITPIVLVEKGPLVLVVNPSSSYKTIQDVVAAAKAKPGELTFSSGGIGGSHQLSAELFEQNAGIDMIHVPYKSGSAGLTDLMAGNVTMMFDQMYSAMPSIKADKLRPIAITSKKRSPLLPNVPSFAENGYPKVEVLNWQGLIAPKGTPKIIIDKLNAAANEALKDPQLRELMLSQGNEIGGGSPADFAALIKSESIKWSAVVKTANIKPE; from the coding sequence ATGAAACCAACCCATTTTCTTCTGAGCGTAATTGGCTTAACTAGTCTCTTGAATGCTGGCATGACACAGGCACAGTCTAGCTACCCTAATAAGCCGATTAATTTTGTAGTGCCTTATGGTGCTGGTGGTGGTGCAGATTCTCGTAGCCGTCAGATTGCACAAAAGATGAGTGTCATTCTGAAGCAGCCGATCGTTGTCGATAACAAGCCCGGTGCCGGTGGCAATATTGGCACTGAATTTATTTCTCGTGCTGCTCCGGATGGTTACACCATTGGTATGGGCAACTTTGCACCCATGGCAGTAAACAAAACACTGTTTGGTAATTTACGCTACGACCCTGAAACTGATATCACCCCAATTGTGTTGGTTGAAAAAGGTCCTTTGGTATTAGTAGTCAATCCAAGCTCATCTTATAAAACCATCCAAGATGTTGTGGCTGCAGCCAAAGCGAAGCCAGGTGAACTCACATTCTCATCCGGTGGCATTGGTGGTAGTCACCAGCTTTCTGCAGAGCTCTTTGAGCAAAATGCCGGTATCGATATGATTCACGTGCCATACAAAAGCGGCTCTGCTGGCCTCACCGATTTGATGGCAGGCAATGTCACGATGATGTTTGATCAAATGTATTCGGCTATGCCGAGCATCAAAGCAGATAAGCTCCGTCCAATTGCCATTACCAGTAAGAAGCGTTCTCCGCTTCTACCTAATGTGCCAAGCTTTGCTGAGAATGGCTACCCCAAGGTTGAGGTGCTGAATTGGCAGGGATTAATTGCCCCTAAAGGCACACCGAAGATCATCATCGACAAACTCAACGCCGCAGCCAATGAAGCCTTAAAAGATCCTCAATTACGAGAACTCATGCTTTCACAAGGAAATGAAATCGGTGGTGGCAGTCCTGCAGACTTTGCAGCGCTGATTAAATCAGAATCCATCAAGTGGAGTGCCGTCGTCAAGACGGCTAATATCAAGCCAGAGTAA
- the crcB gene encoding fluoride efflux transporter CrcB: MWLSILAIFFGAGLGALLRAGFNILTVSAASVIPLGTLISNMVGGYLVGLAVAFFGSNPQLSPEWKLFVITGFLGGLTTFSSFSAEVVSFIQRGEFTWALGTALLHLIGSLVLTFLGILTYQALK, encoded by the coding sequence ATGTGGCTCTCTATTCTTGCAATTTTCTTTGGCGCTGGTCTTGGTGCTTTGTTGCGGGCAGGCTTTAATATTTTGACCGTGAGTGCAGCCTCAGTCATACCCTTAGGTACCTTGATCTCGAATATGGTCGGTGGCTACCTCGTTGGTTTAGCAGTAGCGTTCTTTGGTAGCAATCCACAACTCTCACCGGAATGGAAACTTTTTGTGATTACAGGTTTCCTTGGGGGTCTCACTACTTTCTCTAGTTTCTCCGCGGAAGTAGTGAGTTTTATTCAGCGCGGAGAATTTACTTGGGCGCTGGGCACTGCACTACTGCACCTGATTGGCTCATTGGTACTAACCTTCTTGGGTATCTTGACTTACCAAGCCCTCAAGTGA